In Acipenser ruthenus chromosome 6, fAciRut3.2 maternal haplotype, whole genome shotgun sequence, the following proteins share a genomic window:
- the LOC117411442 gene encoding glutathione S-transferase alpha-4-like isoform X2, whose product MYVEGIRDLMDLLIKHPFLPPAEKDSNTKLIQTKAVDRFFPVYEQALAQSGGGYLVGGQLSKADVQVFEVVLMVEEKLPSILSSFPQLQAFQSRMRNVPAIQKFLQPGSQRKAQPDDNYVKTAMEVLRF is encoded by the exons ATGTATGTGGAAGGAATCCGAGATCTGATGGATCTTCTTATAAAGCATCCATTCTTGCCACCTGCAGAAAAAGACAGCAACACTAAGCTCATCCAAACAAAGGCTGTAGACAGGTTCTTTCCAGTTTATGAACAG GCCTTGGCTCAGAGTGGAGGAGGTTACCTCGTTGGTGGCCAGCTTAGCAAGGCTGATGTTCAGGTGTTTGAGGTTGTTTTGATGGTTGAAGAAAAATTACCTTCAATTTTGTCCAGTTTCCCGCAGTTACAG GCTTTTCAATCGAGAATGAGAAATGTACCAGCCATCCAGAAGTTCCTACAACCAGGCAGCCAGAGAAAAGCACAACCTGATGACAACTACGTGAAAACTGCCATGGAAGTTCTGAGATTCTAG
- the fbxo9 gene encoding F-box only protein 9 isoform X2, with the protein MSDDSDLKVELSVFRAQWMSELTPSSGTRKGFPSRSEDLKRKQELAREEKASKLFLKAVEQEQNGAVYEAIKYYRRAMQLVPDIEFKINYTRSPDSGEVGMNYLEETDLDNEIDDLLSYFQQQLTLQEACLKICQPDIEMTQTHISALPMEVLMYIFRWVVSSDLDLRALEQLSLVCRGFYICARDPEIWRLACLRVWGRSCTKMVPFNSWREMFLERPRVRFDGVYISKNSYIRQGEQSLDGFYRAWHQVEYYRYFRFFPDGQVMMLTTPEDPLVIVPRLRNRNARMESLQFGHYRLSQDTDNQTKVFAVVSKKKVEKAPEYHNRYCNRCSPVQEAEHSFHMGLQLSSGGCQRFNKLNWIHHSCQITYRSTAETVVTAFDIDKTYTPLFFARVKSYTASSEKPL; encoded by the exons ATGTCAGATGATTCTGACCTAAAG GTGGAGCTCAGTGTCTTTCGGGCTCAATGGATGTCTGAACTGACTCCTTCCAGTGGCACCAGAAAAGGTTTTCCTTCAAGATCTGAAGATCTCAAGAGGAAGCAGGAGTTGGCCCGGGAGGAAAAG GCCAGCAAACTGTTCCTAAAGGCAGTGGAGCAGGAACAGAATGGAGCGGTTTATGAAG CCATCAAGTACTATCGGAGAGCCATGCAGCTTGTACCTGATATTGAATTTAAAATTAACTACACACGATCCCCAGATTCTGGTGAAGTTGGCATGAACTA TTTGGAAGAAACAGACCTTGATAATGAGATAGATGATCTGCTATCGTATTTTCAGCAGCAGCTCACTTTGCAGGAAGCATGTCTGAAAATTTGCCAGCCGGATATTGAAATGACACAAACTCACATTTCAG CTCTGCCAATGGAGGTTCTGATGTACATTTTCCGCTGGGTTGTCTCCAGTGATCTGGACCTGAGGGCTCTTGAACAGCTGTCTCTGGTCTGCCGTGGGTTTTACATTTGTGCCAG GGATCCGGAAATATGGCGTTTAGCCTGTTTAAGGGTGTGGGGTAGGAGTTGCACCAAAATGGTTCCTTTTAACTCCTGGAGAGAGATGTTTTTGGAACGGCCACGTGTCCGGTTTGATG GTGTATACATCAGCAAAAACTCTTACATTCGCCAAGGAGAACAATCCCTGGATGGATTCTACAGGGCTTGGCATCAGGTGGAGTATTACAG GTACTTTAGATTCTTCCCAGATGGCCAAGTAATGATGCTTACCACCCCTGAAGATCCTCTCGTCATAGTTCCTCGTTTGCGCAACAGGAATGCCAG aatggaaTCTCTTCAGTTCGGTCATTATCGTCTATCCCAAGACACAGACAATCAAACTAAAGTGTTTGCTGTTGTTTCCAAGAAAAAAGTGGAG AAGGCCCCAGAGTATCATAACAGATACTGTAATCGCTGTAGCCCAGTCCAGGAAGCGGAGCACAGTTTTCACATGGGCCTGCAGCTCAGTTCTGGAGGATGTCAACGATTCAATAAGCTCAACTGGATCCATCACTCTTGCCAGATAACCTACAG gtCAACGGCTGAAACTGTAGTTACTGCATTTGATATCGACAAGACATACACACCTTTGTTCTTTGCTCGAGTGAAAAGCTACACTGCATCATCAGAAAAGCCTCTCTGA
- the fbxo9 gene encoding F-box only protein 9 isoform X1, protein MAEGNLNSTDILEEEDNEMSDDSDLKVELSVFRAQWMSELTPSSGTRKGFPSRSEDLKRKQELAREEKASKLFLKAVEQEQNGAVYEAIKYYRRAMQLVPDIEFKINYTRSPDSGEVGMNYLEETDLDNEIDDLLSYFQQQLTLQEACLKICQPDIEMTQTHISALPMEVLMYIFRWVVSSDLDLRALEQLSLVCRGFYICARDPEIWRLACLRVWGRSCTKMVPFNSWREMFLERPRVRFDGVYISKNSYIRQGEQSLDGFYRAWHQVEYYRYFRFFPDGQVMMLTTPEDPLVIVPRLRNRNARMESLQFGHYRLSQDTDNQTKVFAVVSKKKVEKAPEYHNRYCNRCSPVQEAEHSFHMGLQLSSGGCQRFNKLNWIHHSCQITYRSTAETVVTAFDIDKTYTPLFFARVKSYTASSEKPL, encoded by the exons atg GCAGAAGGTAATTTGAACTCTACAGATATTTTGGAAGAGGAAGATAACGAAATGTCAGATGATTCTGACCTAAAG GTGGAGCTCAGTGTCTTTCGGGCTCAATGGATGTCTGAACTGACTCCTTCCAGTGGCACCAGAAAAGGTTTTCCTTCAAGATCTGAAGATCTCAAGAGGAAGCAGGAGTTGGCCCGGGAGGAAAAG GCCAGCAAACTGTTCCTAAAGGCAGTGGAGCAGGAACAGAATGGAGCGGTTTATGAAG CCATCAAGTACTATCGGAGAGCCATGCAGCTTGTACCTGATATTGAATTTAAAATTAACTACACACGATCCCCAGATTCTGGTGAAGTTGGCATGAACTA TTTGGAAGAAACAGACCTTGATAATGAGATAGATGATCTGCTATCGTATTTTCAGCAGCAGCTCACTTTGCAGGAAGCATGTCTGAAAATTTGCCAGCCGGATATTGAAATGACACAAACTCACATTTCAG CTCTGCCAATGGAGGTTCTGATGTACATTTTCCGCTGGGTTGTCTCCAGTGATCTGGACCTGAGGGCTCTTGAACAGCTGTCTCTGGTCTGCCGTGGGTTTTACATTTGTGCCAG GGATCCGGAAATATGGCGTTTAGCCTGTTTAAGGGTGTGGGGTAGGAGTTGCACCAAAATGGTTCCTTTTAACTCCTGGAGAGAGATGTTTTTGGAACGGCCACGTGTCCGGTTTGATG GTGTATACATCAGCAAAAACTCTTACATTCGCCAAGGAGAACAATCCCTGGATGGATTCTACAGGGCTTGGCATCAGGTGGAGTATTACAG GTACTTTAGATTCTTCCCAGATGGCCAAGTAATGATGCTTACCACCCCTGAAGATCCTCTCGTCATAGTTCCTCGTTTGCGCAACAGGAATGCCAG aatggaaTCTCTTCAGTTCGGTCATTATCGTCTATCCCAAGACACAGACAATCAAACTAAAGTGTTTGCTGTTGTTTCCAAGAAAAAAGTGGAG AAGGCCCCAGAGTATCATAACAGATACTGTAATCGCTGTAGCCCAGTCCAGGAAGCGGAGCACAGTTTTCACATGGGCCTGCAGCTCAGTTCTGGAGGATGTCAACGATTCAATAAGCTCAACTGGATCCATCACTCTTGCCAGATAACCTACAG gtCAACGGCTGAAACTGTAGTTACTGCATTTGATATCGACAAGACATACACACCTTTGTTCTTTGCTCGAGTGAAAAGCTACACTGCATCATCAGAAAAGCCTCTCTGA
- the LOC117411057 gene encoding serine/threonine-protein kinase ICK-like isoform X2, with protein sequence MNRYTTLKPLGDGTYGSVLLGRSLESGQLVAIKKMKRKFYSWEECINLREVKSLKKLNHANVVKLKEVIRENDNLYFVFEYMKENLYQLMKDRTKLFPESAVRNLMYQILQGMAFIHKHGFFHRDMKPENILCMGPELVKIADFEIRSRPPYTDYVSTRWYRAPEVLLRSTNYSSPIDQWAVGCIMAELYTLRPLFPGSSEVDTMFKICQVLGTPKKNDWTEGIQLAAVMHFRWPQCVPSNLKTLIPNASSEAIHLMRDMLQWDPKKRPTASQALRCSYFYVSQALGTPRQLQELEKPQTKPQQLPQHLKPVRPPQPPPLHQHRSPSRPLQQIQPAQHPTYPHKTDSTQEVFDRATQLEGQTRPHQPLFPVLKAKESLLKAAAPETENSGPPVFHDNPKGSRRRWGHVSGVLKSSDDWEGFEEMETNSLNKAKMANDNRRQGEDALGRHRSKKEFGDQSTQIPHNKQFVGRCRFALGSHWWSLTR encoded by the exons ATGAACAGATACACTACTCTCAAGCCGCTTGGAGATGGGACCTATGGTTCTGTTCTCCTGGGAAGAAGCCTCGAGTCAGGACAACTGGTTGCTATTAAAAA AATGAAAAGGAAGTTTTATTCTTGGGAAGAATGCATTAATCTCCGGGAGGTCAAg tCCCTGAAGAAATTAAACCATGCCAATGTAGTCAAACTGAAGGAAGTTATCCGGGAAAACGAtaatctttattttgtgtttgaatatatgAAGGAAAATCTCTACCAGTTGATGAAAGATAG GACCAAGTTGTTTCCTGAATCAGCTGTAAGAAACCTCATGTATCAGATACTGCAAGGAATGGCCTTTATTCATAAACATG GATTTTTTCACAGAGACATGAAACCTGAAAATATCCTGTGCATGGGTCCAGAACTTGTTAAAATAGCTGACTTTGAAATTAGATCTCGACCGCCTTATACTGATTATGTCTCAACAAGATG GTACCGCGCACCTGAGGTTCTTTTGAGGTCCACTAATTATAGCTCTCCAATTGACCAGTGGGCGGTTGGCTGTATTATGGCAGAACTCTACACCCTAAGGCCTCTGTTTCCTGGTTCAAGTGAAGTCGATACAATGTTTAAAATCTGCCAGGTATTGGGGACACCAAAAAAG AATGACTGGACTGAAGGCATTCAACTTGCTGCAGTGATGCATTTCCGCTGGCCACAGTGTGTCCCCAGCAACCTGAAGACCCTGATTCCTAACGCTAGCAGTGAGGCGATCCATCTCATGAGGGATATGCTGCAGTGGGACCCAAAGAAGCGCCCTACAGCCAGTCAG gcACTTCGTTGTTCCTATTTCTATGTTAGTCAAGCCTTGGGGACTCCTCGGCAATTGCAAGAGCTAGAGAAACCACAAACAAAGCCACAACAACTACCACAGCACCTGAAACCTGTGCGTCCTCCTCAGCCCCCACCTCTGCACCAGCACCGCTCCCCATCTAGACCCTTACAACAAATCCAGCCTGCTCAGCACCCAACGTATCCACACAAGACTGACTCTACACAGGAGGTGTTTGACAGAGCAACACAACTGGAAGGACAGACCCGGCCTCACCAGCCTCTCTTTCCTGTGTTAAAAGCCAAAGAGTCTTTGCTG AAAGCGGCAGCACCAGAGACAGAAAACTCAGGCCCTCCTGTTTTTCATGACAATCCAAAAGGTAGTAGACGACGATGGGGTCACGTTTCAGGTGTTTTGAAAAGCTCAGATGACTGGGAGGGCTTTGAGGAGATGGAAACGAATTCTCTGAATAAAGCAAAGATGGCGAATGACAACAGGAGACAAGGAGAAGATGCACTGGGCAG GCATAGGAGCAAAAAAGAATTTGGTGACCAATCCACGCAAATACCACACAACAAACAATTTGTGGGCAGGTGTCGGTTTGCCCTTGGGAGTCATTGGTGGAGCCTTACCAGGTAG
- the LOC117411442 gene encoding glutathione S-transferase A4-like isoform X1, translated as MAEKAKLYYFDGRGLMESIRWLLTVAGVEFEEVFLKTREQYEQLLKDGALMFQQVPLVEIDGMKLIQTRAILNYIAAKYNLYGKDLKERAMIDMYVEGIRDLMDLLIKHPFLPPAEKDSNTKLIQTKAVDRFFPVYEQALAQSGGGYLVGGQLSKADVQVFEVVLMVEEKLPSILSSFPQLQAFQSRMRNVPAIQKFLQPGSQRKAQPDDNYVKTAMEVLRF; from the exons ATGgcagaaaaagcaaaactgtATTATTTTGATGGAAGGGGTCTAATGGAATCGATTAGGTGGCTGTTAACAGTTGCTGGCGTTGAG TTTGAAGAGGTATTTTTGAAAACCAGAGAACAATATGAACAGTTGCTAAAAG ATGGAGCCCTTATGTTTCAGCAAGTGCCTCTTGTTGAAATTGATGGAATGAAGCTTATCCAGACCAGAGCTATTTTAAACTACATAGCAGCAAAATACAATCTGTATGGGAAGGACCTGAAAGAAAGAGCCAT GATTGATATGTATGTGGAAGGAATCCGAGATCTGATGGATCTTCTTATAAAGCATCCATTCTTGCCACCTGCAGAAAAAGACAGCAACACTAAGCTCATCCAAACAAAGGCTGTAGACAGGTTCTTTCCAGTTTATGAACAG GCCTTGGCTCAGAGTGGAGGAGGTTACCTCGTTGGTGGCCAGCTTAGCAAGGCTGATGTTCAGGTGTTTGAGGTTGTTTTGATGGTTGAAGAAAAATTACCTTCAATTTTGTCCAGTTTCCCGCAGTTACAG GCTTTTCAATCGAGAATGAGAAATGTACCAGCCATCCAGAAGTTCCTACAACCAGGCAGCCAGAGAAAAGCACAACCTGATGACAACTACGTGAAAACTGCCATGGAAGTTCTGAGATTCTAG
- the LOC117411057 gene encoding serine/threonine-protein kinase ICK-like isoform X1, giving the protein MNRYTTLKPLGDGTYGSVLLGRSLESGQLVAIKKMKRKFYSWEECINLREVKSLKKLNHANVVKLKEVIRENDNLYFVFEYMKENLYQLMKDRTKLFPESAVRNLMYQILQGMAFIHKHGFFHRDMKPENILCMGPELVKIADFEIRSRPPYTDYVSTRWYRAPEVLLRSTNYSSPIDQWAVGCIMAELYTLRPLFPGSSEVDTMFKICQVLGTPKKNDWTEGIQLAAVMHFRWPQCVPSNLKTLIPNASSEAIHLMRDMLQWDPKKRPTASQALRCSYFYVSQALGTPRQLQELEKPQTKPQQLPQHLKPVRPPQPPPLHQHRSPSRPLQQIQPAQHPTYPHKTDSTQEVFDRATQLEGQTRPHQPLFPVLKAKESLLKAAAPETENSGPPVFHDNPKGSRRRWGHVSGVLKSSDDWEGFEEMETNSLNKAKMANDNRRQGEDALGRFGSVLALNPSNSKGIGSLPNVNNLLSYQDPTTSRAMSAKQHYLKQSRYLPGIGAKKNLVTNPRKYHTTNNLWAGVGLPLGVIGGALPGSRTTPAYASHRSQPSTFAPPSKSTSGLMPRPPPVQAIHGRTDWTSKYGGHK; this is encoded by the exons ATGAACAGATACACTACTCTCAAGCCGCTTGGAGATGGGACCTATGGTTCTGTTCTCCTGGGAAGAAGCCTCGAGTCAGGACAACTGGTTGCTATTAAAAA AATGAAAAGGAAGTTTTATTCTTGGGAAGAATGCATTAATCTCCGGGAGGTCAAg tCCCTGAAGAAATTAAACCATGCCAATGTAGTCAAACTGAAGGAAGTTATCCGGGAAAACGAtaatctttattttgtgtttgaatatatgAAGGAAAATCTCTACCAGTTGATGAAAGATAG GACCAAGTTGTTTCCTGAATCAGCTGTAAGAAACCTCATGTATCAGATACTGCAAGGAATGGCCTTTATTCATAAACATG GATTTTTTCACAGAGACATGAAACCTGAAAATATCCTGTGCATGGGTCCAGAACTTGTTAAAATAGCTGACTTTGAAATTAGATCTCGACCGCCTTATACTGATTATGTCTCAACAAGATG GTACCGCGCACCTGAGGTTCTTTTGAGGTCCACTAATTATAGCTCTCCAATTGACCAGTGGGCGGTTGGCTGTATTATGGCAGAACTCTACACCCTAAGGCCTCTGTTTCCTGGTTCAAGTGAAGTCGATACAATGTTTAAAATCTGCCAGGTATTGGGGACACCAAAAAAG AATGACTGGACTGAAGGCATTCAACTTGCTGCAGTGATGCATTTCCGCTGGCCACAGTGTGTCCCCAGCAACCTGAAGACCCTGATTCCTAACGCTAGCAGTGAGGCGATCCATCTCATGAGGGATATGCTGCAGTGGGACCCAAAGAAGCGCCCTACAGCCAGTCAG gcACTTCGTTGTTCCTATTTCTATGTTAGTCAAGCCTTGGGGACTCCTCGGCAATTGCAAGAGCTAGAGAAACCACAAACAAAGCCACAACAACTACCACAGCACCTGAAACCTGTGCGTCCTCCTCAGCCCCCACCTCTGCACCAGCACCGCTCCCCATCTAGACCCTTACAACAAATCCAGCCTGCTCAGCACCCAACGTATCCACACAAGACTGACTCTACACAGGAGGTGTTTGACAGAGCAACACAACTGGAAGGACAGACCCGGCCTCACCAGCCTCTCTTTCCTGTGTTAAAAGCCAAAGAGTCTTTGCTG AAAGCGGCAGCACCAGAGACAGAAAACTCAGGCCCTCCTGTTTTTCATGACAATCCAAAAGGTAGTAGACGACGATGGGGTCACGTTTCAGGTGTTTTGAAAAGCTCAGATGACTGGGAGGGCTTTGAGGAGATGGAAACGAATTCTCTGAATAAAGCAAAGATGGCGAATGACAACAGGAGACAAGGAGAAGATGCACTGGGCAG ATTTGGAAGTGTCTTGGCTCTCAATCCATCAAACAGCAAAGGGATTGGCAGTCTTCCAAATGTAAATAACTTGCTTTCATATCAAGATCCGACTACATCTAGGGCGATGTCAGCTAAACAGCATTACTTGAAACAGTCTAGGTATTTACCAG GCATAGGAGCAAAAAAGAATTTGGTGACCAATCCACGCAAATACCACACAACAAACAATTTGTGGGCAGGTGTCGGTTTGCCCTTGGGAGTCATTGGTGGAGCCTTACCAGGTAGCAGAACCACTCCAG CTTATGCATCCCATCGAAGCCAACCCTCAACATTTGCTCCGCCTTCCAAGAGCACATCTGGGCTAATGCCGCGGCCACCACCCGTGCAAGCTATCCATGGGAGGACAGACTGGACTTCGAAATATGGTGGACATAAATAA
- the tmem14a gene encoding transmembrane protein 14A: protein MAIDWIGFGYAAAVALGGFFGYKRKGSVMSLIAGLLFGSLSCYGAYLISNNPKDVKLSLIAAFTLTVVMGMRFKRSRKLMPAGLMAGLSFLMVLRIIFLVL from the exons ATGGCAATTGATTGGATTGGCTTTGGCTATGCTGCTGCAGTGGCTTTAGGGGGCTTTTTTGGCTACAAACGGAAAG GAAGTGTGATGTCTTTAATTGCCGGTCTTCTCTTCGGCTCCCTATCATGTTATGGGGCTTATCTGATATCAAATAATCCAAAAGATGTGAAACTTTCCTTGA TTGCAGCTTTCACTCTGACAGTAGTGATGGGGATGAGATTCAAGAGGTCACGGAAATTAATGCCAGCTGGGCTTATGGCTGGTTTAAG cTTCCTGATGGTTTTGAGGATTATCTTCTTAGTGCTGTAA